A single region of the Elstera cyanobacteriorum genome encodes:
- a CDS encoding GumC family protein, with the protein MTAPLALPRRSVGDILHLIVSAAWYRRYLLCVPVVVMPLLAGGVSLLLPKSYDARMVMLVQEPAKLNPFLNDLAIGPNLKDRKEGLISLLHSEHILGAVVDDQKLVSPDSSPRVRDDAIRTLSGNLTARTVGGDLIELKLKGQSPKGLDRILASIADRFVDRLLAPERSSIEGSVTFLDREIAEKRRLLSSAEDELATFKQKNADKLPELYTANVQRLTGLQRTLEEKQFDLSAAQAAFDDLRSRLASTNPVITKMEEQIVQVSGEVALLRARYTDDHSDVQAALRKLRRLEDERRALIAAAQQLSPEDVERAIDQVASNATASGRAAAPLLVSQMQRLEDARTRRDSLTREVEGLKQSVADAKQSVADYGAIELQQKRLERAVFAARETYDSLAKRYDMARITGALGRFEGPERVKMIDPPTEPSAPTTPPAILFILAGIAGGIGLGAALAFLAELADSSLRRREQVEIGLGVPLLSRLPRLTSPQ; encoded by the coding sequence ATGACGGCCCCCCTTGCCCTTCCCCGCCGCTCGGTGGGGGATATTCTGCACTTGATCGTTTCGGCGGCCTGGTACCGCCGGTATCTTTTATGTGTGCCGGTCGTGGTGATGCCGCTGCTGGCGGGCGGCGTCAGCCTGTTGCTGCCGAAAAGCTATGACGCGCGCATGGTGATGCTGGTGCAGGAGCCGGCGAAGCTAAATCCGTTTTTGAACGATCTTGCCATTGGCCCCAACCTCAAGGACCGCAAGGAGGGGCTGATCTCGTTGCTGCATAGCGAGCATATCTTGGGCGCCGTTGTCGATGATCAGAAGCTTGTCTCCCCAGATTCATCGCCAAGGGTGCGGGACGATGCTATTCGGACGCTCTCGGGCAATCTTACGGCCCGCACTGTCGGTGGCGACCTGATTGAACTTAAATTGAAGGGACAGTCGCCCAAGGGGCTGGACCGGATCCTGGCGAGCATTGCAGACCGTTTTGTGGATAGGCTGTTGGCCCCCGAACGCTCGTCCATTGAAGGCTCTGTCACCTTCCTCGACCGGGAAATCGCCGAAAAGCGGCGGCTTCTGTCCAGCGCCGAAGATGAGCTGGCGACCTTCAAACAAAAAAACGCCGACAAACTCCCTGAACTCTATACCGCCAATGTTCAACGATTAACGGGCCTCCAACGCACGCTCGAAGAAAAGCAGTTTGACCTAAGCGCAGCGCAGGCGGCGTTTGACGATCTTCGGTCCCGCTTGGCCAGTACCAATCCGGTTATCACCAAGATGGAAGAACAGATCGTACAAGTCTCTGGCGAAGTCGCGCTTTTGCGGGCACGCTACACTGACGATCATTCGGATGTTCAGGCGGCACTTCGCAAACTTCGGCGGTTAGAGGATGAGCGCCGGGCGCTCATCGCCGCCGCACAACAACTCAGCCCAGAAGATGTGGAGCGGGCGATTGATCAGGTCGCGTCAAACGCGACCGCATCGGGACGGGCCGCTGCCCCGCTGCTGGTATCCCAGATGCAGCGGCTTGAAGACGCCCGAACCCGGCGGGATAGTCTTACCCGCGAAGTAGAAGGGCTAAAACAGTCGGTTGCTGACGCCAAGCAATCGGTAGCGGATTATGGCGCCATCGAGCTTCAACAAAAGCGGTTAGAGCGTGCTGTCTTTGCCGCTCGCGAAACCTATGACAGTCTCGCCAAGCGCTATGATATGGCCCGCATCACCGGCGCCCTAGGCCGCTTTGAGGGGCCGGAGCGCGTGAAAATGATCGATCCGCCGACCGAGCCCTCGGCGCCAACAACCCCGCCCGCCATTCTATTCATTTTGGCTGGGATCGCTGGCGGGATCGGCCTCGGGGCGGCCCTGGCCTTCTTAGCAGAACTGGCCGATAGCAGCCTAAGGCGGCGCGAACAGGTGGAAATTGGGTTAGGGGTGCCACTCCTCAGCCGCTTACCGCGCCTCACTTCCCCCCAATAG
- a CDS encoding type II toxin-antitoxin system RelE/ParE family toxin: protein MSAYVLTAAAEADLRAIVRYTRSHWGAVQARRYIATLELGIGRLAAGQGAFKDMSALFPALRMAHCEHHYVFCLPRETGPALIVAIFHERMDVMMRLAGRLGP from the coding sequence GTGAGCGCCTACGTCCTTACAGCGGCGGCAGAAGCCGATCTCCGCGCGATTGTCCGCTATACGCGCTCTCACTGGGGTGCAGTTCAAGCACGCCGCTATATCGCAACCTTGGAACTGGGTATCGGGCGCCTCGCTGCCGGGCAGGGCGCTTTCAAGGACATGAGCGCGCTCTTTCCGGCCCTGCGGATGGCCCACTGCGAACATCATTACGTATTTTGCCTGCCGCGCGAGACTGGGCCTGCGCTGATCGTGGCCATCTTTCACGAGCGGATGGACGTCATGATGAGACTGGCAGGCAGGTTAGGCCCTTAA
- a CDS encoding antitoxin, with amino-acid sequence MSRLTIDITEHQHKSLKALAALQGKTIKQYALERLFPGDTDADQAWQDLKTVLERRINAGLTGSLSAKSIGEILDEELTERGA; translated from the coding sequence CCGTTTGACCATCGACATAACGGAACATCAACATAAAAGCCTGAAAGCTCTGGCGGCCTTACAGGGTAAAACAATCAAGCAATACGCTTTGGAACGCCTATTTCCCGGCGATACCGACGCCGATCAAGCCTGGCAGGACCTTAAAACCGTGCTCGAACGCCGTATCAACGCGGGCCTCACCGGAAGCCTGTCGGCCAAAAGTATCGGCGAAATTCTGGATGAAGAGCTGACCGAGCGCGGCGCGTGA